The window GTAATAAAGATTGGTGTGTTCTCCCGGATCAGTTTCCCTGTCATACAGTTCTCCCTGGCTGCTGCTGTGACAGTACACCATTTTATAGCGACGGTCTGCAACCATAGTCAGGTATGCTTTTAAATCCTGGTGATTTCCCATGGAATTATAATATTCTGAGTAGACCGCATCCCGATGATGATCCGGCGCATCTTTTTCCGTGAGCAGTTTCTTTAAGCTTTTCCCCTGCATTCCCGGATACGGGTCAAGATTTGCCAAGTCTAAAAGCGTAGGGGCCAGGTCTAAAAGCTCAGTCAGGGCTTCTCTCTCTTTTCCCTCCAAGATCCTTCCCGGCCAGGTAATGATCAGGGGAACCTTTACAAGGGGATCATAAAAATAAGGTCCCTTTAAATAGATCCCATGATCTCCCAGCATTTCACCATGATCAGAGGTAAAGATTACAATGGTATTTTCATACTGACCGCTTGCACGGAGCGCATGGATTACACGCCCCACTTCCTGGTCTATTAATTCTACCATGGCATAATAAGCCGCTTTGACCTGCAGATGATCCTGATCAGTCATCTGATCAAAGTCGAAAAATCCCGGAGTATCGTAAGCCCCTTTATGGTCTCTTTGCTGAACATAGGGCTTTTGCCTCCATTCTTCTGCCTCATAATCAGGCAGATCTGATTCGTCCACCCGTTGTAAATATTTTTCAAGCAAGTCCCTGGGCGGGTCAAAATCATGGTGAGGGTCATAAAAATTCAAAGAGAAAAACCATGGACGAGCATACGCACTGTGAGCATTTATAAAGCTGATGGCGTTATGGGCACACCATCTGCTCTGGCTTAAGTGCCGGTCCATACCCACAAATACATACTTTGAGTTCTCATATGGAATCCTCTTATAAGCCTCCCCTTGTTCCGAAAGCCAGATATTATATTCATTCAGCGGCCAGTTGCTTTCTTTTTTTCCGTAAAAATCAGGATGATGGGACCAGTGAAAAACATGGTATCCGTCATCAATTCTTGGTTCAGAGGACGGACTGACGCTGGGGTGGCAGGGAGCAATATGAAGCTTTCCGGACAAACCGCAGGTATAACCGCTGTCAGCGAACAATTTGCTGACCAGCCGTTCGGTTTCCGGTATTTTCTGTCCATTCTGCCGGACCCTGCAGGTTCGAGGATAACGACCTGTCAGAAAAGAAGCCCTGGAGGGTGAGCAGACCGGACTCTGGCAGTAAACATTCTGAAACAGCACCCCTTCTTCTGCCAGCCGGTCAATGTTGGGAGTATCAATCTTTTGATTTCCGTAACAGCCCAGGCTGTCAAACCTCTGCTGATCGGTGCAAATCCACAATATATTAGGCTTCATCTATTCCTTCCTCTCTGATCCAGGACTCCAGCCTTTCCCTCATGTCGGAAAGAAGCTGCTGCCGGTCCGGCTTCAGCGCCAGATTATCCATTTCATAAGGATCCTGATAAAGATCATAAAGCTCTTCCATCTGCTCTTTATTTTTCACATATTTATGCCTTCTATCCACCATCATCTGTCCTCTGTGCTTAAAATGATGCCCAAAGGTCTCCCCATACAACACCTCTCTCCAGGGCCTCTCTCCTGTTCTGAAGATGGACAGGAGGCTCCTGCCGTCCACCTGCCCGCCAAACCTGGTTCCTGCCGCATCCAGAATGGTGGGAGCAAAATCCACATTGCTCACCAGCGCATGGCTGATCACACCGGCAGGAAGCTGACCGTCAAACCGGACTCCTGCCGGGATACGCATGACTTCTTCGGCAAGATAAGCATCCTTGTCAAAATGACCGCCATGACAGGCCAGGCCGTCTCCATGGTCCGCAGTCCAGATAATCAATGTATTTTCTGCCAGCCCCAGCTCCTCCAGCTTATCAAGAATCAGACCGCCGGCTTCATCCGTTAATGTTATCTGCCCGTAGCACCGTGATAACGTTTTCGCCCATTGGTCCCAGGGAACAGGGTTTGGCTGAAGAATCCGGTAACCTTCACTGATTCCCTTTCCTCCTTCAAAATGATAGACATCCGGTTTTGTACTTAAATCATCCTCAAAGCTGGGATAAACCGGTATGGATGCAGGATCATAAAGATCCGAATACTCCCTTGTGGGCAAGTAGGGCTGGTGAGGCCCCCAGAAATCAACACGCAGGCAGAACGGCTGACTGTTATCCTTTAGCTCTTCCAGTTTTTTGCAGGCTTCATAAGCCAGATAAAAAGCCTCATGAGTTTCTTTCGGAGTCTTTAGAATGCCTGAGATACATTCATTCATAGTCTTTCTGTCAAGCCGGTATTCGCTGCCCTCCATTATATCATCAATCCAGCCGGGAGTGCACCAGTTTTGTTCTATATATGCCACCGGGAACGGAAGATTAAACTCCTCCAGATATTTTTGGTAGGTTGGAAGCAGGTAGGGATTTCCATAATCCTCACAGAATACTCCTTCCGCACCAAAGTCACCGGGGGTTCCCTTTCCGGCGTGCCACTTTCCATAATAATAAAGCTGGTACCCTTCTTTTTTCAGACAGTCCATATAGGTTTCATAACTGTAATCCGCAGATGCCTGATTATTGATCTGGCCGTGATGGAAGGCGTAAAGCCCGGTTGCCATCGTCCGCCTGGATGGACAGCAAAGGGGCGTAGAACAATACGCCCGCTTAAAGTCCACCCCTTTTGCAACCAATCTTTGATATGCCGGACGCCTGATGGAATAATACTGTTCATGTCCGTAGTAAGCCTGATGGTCCCCCACCAGGAATAAAATGTTTGGTTTTTTCATATTTTGTCTCCTAATGAATCAAGCGGATATCCCTCGTCTCCTTGCCTGTCAGCAAATCCCTAATTTTCTTATTTCACCGCACCAGATGTCATATCGGAACGGAAATACCGGTTTAAGAACATGTATAACAGTACCGACGGAAGAATCGCCAGAATCAGATATGCATAGAGCTGAGCCTGCATCTCCATGGTCATGTTCCCGGAATCTGTCAGGTAGGTAGTTGCCAGGGTGATGGTATACATGGGTTCTTTTGTTACAAAAATAAGCGGAATCAAATAGTTATTCCAGCAGTAGATAAAGCTTAACAGACATACATTTAAAATGGCAGGAAGCCCCAATGGAAGCATCACCCTCCTGTAAATCTGCATTGGCGAAGCGCCGTCAATGACAGCCGCTTCCAGCAATGCATCCGGAATGGTAGAAAAGTAATTTCTCATTGTAACCATCATATAAGGAGCATGAAAGGATGCCATGATAAGGATCATGGAAGTATAGGTATTATTCAGCTTAAAGGTTTTGCCGAAAAATACAAGAGGTACCATGATGGCTGCCGGCGGCAGGGTAAGACAAGCCACCAGCAGATAATAAAGCAGCTTTTTCCCTTTAAACTGAAACTTCGAAAACCCATAGGCCGCCAGCGAAGAAATCACTACCACGATTGCAGTTGATACAATTGATATGAATACACTGTTAAACAGCACTCTGGGGTAACTGATTCTGGGATGGTTGAGCACCGCTTCATAATTTCCCAAGCCGTTAATTGCCAGGGACTCTTTAAAGGCTACGAACAGAGGATAACACCAGATCGCGGCCATAGGCAGTAAAATCAGCCATTTCCATAGATATTTTCTTTTCACGGTATCCTCCTATTCTTCTTCTGATTTTTCATAGCCTCTGTTCTGGACCATCGCCATGGTAAGGGCAATGACCAGAATGATGATTCCTATGGCTGATGCCTGGCCTCCGTTGTATTCATCCAGGGATTTCCGAAATAGAAACGTAGTTAAAAACTCCGTCGACCTTCCCGGACCTCCGCCGGTCATCAAAAAGACAATATCAAAGGTTTTCAGCGATCCTACAATGCCAAGCATGATCAGACTGGCCGTTGTCCCTTTCAGCATTGGAAGGGTAATGGAAAACAAGGTTCTGAAAAATCCGGCCCCATCCAGCTTCGCTGATTCATAAATCTGTTCATCAATGGCCATAAGCCCTGCATAATAGGTCATCATGCTGAATCCCATCCAGTTAAAGATATTTACACAGATGATGGAAAACAGAGCATATTTCGGATCTCCCAGCCAGGATACGGCCAGGGACTTAAGGCCGATATTTGTCAGCATAATGTTCAAGGCTCCAATGTTTGTGTCCAGTATCATCCTGAAAATGGTAGCCAGTACCACTGGAGCCATAATAACCGGCAGAAAAAACAACCCCTTAAAAGCTGTGTTTCCGCGAAATCTTTCTTTCAGCACAACTGCCAGCAGCAACCCGATAACTGCCTGTACAAATACCGTGGCCGCAAAAAAGATCAGATTATTTTTCAGGGCGATAAAAAAAGTGGGATTGGTCAGGGTATTGATGTAATTTTCCAGTCCGATGAACGTCATGTCTTTACTGATGCCATCCCACTCGTGGAAACTGGTAAAAAAGGTGTAGCCGATACAATAATAGAGCAATACTCCGCTGATTAAAAATATGGGTATTAATAGCAAGTATGGTGTTGCTTTTTTTCCGAATTTCAATTTCTTCATCCCCTGCTGCCATTCATTTATTTGAGTTTCTCATAAGCACTCTGCACTTCCTGCAGCGCTTTTTCAAT of the Lacrimispora indolis DSM 755 genome contains:
- a CDS encoding carbohydrate ABC transporter permease — protein: MKRKYLWKWLILLPMAAIWCYPLFVAFKESLAINGLGNYEAVLNHPRISYPRVLFNSVFISIVSTAIVVVISSLAAYGFSKFQFKGKKLLYYLLVACLTLPPAAIMVPLVFFGKTFKLNNTYTSMILIMASFHAPYMMVTMRNYFSTIPDALLEAAVIDGASPMQIYRRVMLPLGLPAILNVCLLSFIYCWNNYLIPLIFVTKEPMYTITLATTYLTDSGNMTMEMQAQLYAYLILAILPSVLLYMFLNRYFRSDMTSGAVK
- a CDS encoding sulfatase family protein, translated to MKPNILWICTDQQRFDSLGCYGNQKIDTPNIDRLAEEGVLFQNVYCQSPVCSPSRASFLTGRYPRTCRVRQNGQKIPETERLVSKLFADSGYTCGLSGKLHIAPCHPSVSPSSEPRIDDGYHVFHWSHHPDFYGKKESNWPLNEYNIWLSEQGEAYKRIPYENSKYVFVGMDRHLSQSRWCAHNAISFINAHSAYARPWFFSLNFYDPHHDFDPPRDLLEKYLQRVDESDLPDYEAEEWRQKPYVQQRDHKGAYDTPGFFDFDQMTDQDHLQVKAAYYAMVELIDQEVGRVIHALRASGQYENTIVIFTSDHGEMLGDHGIYLKGPYFYDPLVKVPLIITWPGRILEGKEREALTELLDLAPTLLDLANLDPYPGMQGKSLKKLLTEKDAPDHHRDAVYSEYYNSMGNHQDLKAYLTMVADRRYKMVYCHSSSQGELYDRETDPGEHTNLYYRSEMTKVRLSMLETMTNKMAFTIDPLPDREAIY
- a CDS encoding sulfatase-like hydrolase/transferase — encoded protein: MKKPNILFLVGDHQAYYGHEQYYSIRRPAYQRLVAKGVDFKRAYCSTPLCCPSRRTMATGLYAFHHGQINNQASADYSYETYMDCLKKEGYQLYYYGKWHAGKGTPGDFGAEGVFCEDYGNPYLLPTYQKYLEEFNLPFPVAYIEQNWCTPGWIDDIMEGSEYRLDRKTMNECISGILKTPKETHEAFYLAYEACKKLEELKDNSQPFCLRVDFWGPHQPYLPTREYSDLYDPASIPVYPSFEDDLSTKPDVYHFEGGKGISEGYRILQPNPVPWDQWAKTLSRCYGQITLTDEAGGLILDKLEELGLAENTLIIWTADHGDGLACHGGHFDKDAYLAEEVMRIPAGVRFDGQLPAGVISHALVSNVDFAPTILDAAGTRFGGQVDGRSLLSIFRTGERPWREVLYGETFGHHFKHRGQMMVDRRHKYVKNKEQMEELYDLYQDPYEMDNLALKPDRQQLLSDMRERLESWIREEGIDEA
- a CDS encoding carbohydrate ABC transporter permease → MKKLKFGKKATPYLLLIPIFLISGVLLYYCIGYTFFTSFHEWDGISKDMTFIGLENYINTLTNPTFFIALKNNLIFFAATVFVQAVIGLLLAVVLKERFRGNTAFKGLFFLPVIMAPVVLATIFRMILDTNIGALNIMLTNIGLKSLAVSWLGDPKYALFSIICVNIFNWMGFSMMTYYAGLMAIDEQIYESAKLDGAGFFRTLFSITLPMLKGTTASLIMLGIVGSLKTFDIVFLMTGGGPGRSTEFLTTFLFRKSLDEYNGGQASAIGIIILVIALTMAMVQNRGYEKSEEE